The following is a genomic window from Elgaria multicarinata webbii isolate HBS135686 ecotype San Diego chromosome 9, rElgMul1.1.pri, whole genome shotgun sequence.
TGTGAACCATGAACAATCTATGCTGAGCATCTTGAAGGAAGAGTATGGCAGACATGTCAACAGCTCCTGAAATAACTGTTGGGCACACCCTCAATCTGGACAGCAGTGAGATTTGAGTAACGAAGAATCAGTTCTGTTGTATGGGAAATTGCTATAAAGGCGACACTGTTGAAGGTGTGGGAAAAGGCACACAAaacaatctttttctttttttttccttcagggATATATTAGGCTAAGCAAAATTCTGCTCCCTGTGTTTATTCCAGCACTTGGTTACAAACACCTATTTGCATCAAAGTCTCCTTTACAACAAGGCTTGGCGTTGCTTGCGATATCTTATTATTAAGGTAAATATTCTTCAAAGAACTCCATGATTTGAATCTCTGATTCTTTGTGACATCCTATTTGCTGACTGCAGTTAGAGAAGTcgagggaggaaaaaaaatagcCCCCAAAATTCAAACACATTTTTCCTTTTTGCTGTTGTCTTTATTATTTATGCTTCAAAAAGaaacatcccaaaatagcatctgtAGAAAATTACCATACGTACATGCCATCAATAGAGAGTTGTTACACATTAAAAATCTTAAGGCTTGTACAAGTCATTCCAATCATTTTGAGGTGAGGCAATATGTGAAAGAGAAAGGAGAATGTGTCTCTCCCCCTTTAACAAGAATTTTAAAAGAACTAGCAACCACAAAATAGAACAAGAGAATCAACCTAAATTCAACCTAAACATTTGGAATGTTGGAACAGACCCCTCAAAGCCCATATTGAATGGGCAAATTCTTCTTACTGGTCTATAACCTCCAGGATGGCCTTTTGCAATAGCCTCGAGGTGTGGATCTATACCAAGTCAGAGCTCAAAAAAATTGAGTTTTGAGCTTTGCTAGAGGGTAGCGGTAAAGGCGTGAGATGGAGACACGGCTATAGACCCGGAATCAAGGGCACGGTTTGCGTGCATCAGGTACAAAGTTGACTCCCCAAGATCTACAAACAAACTATCTCAGGTTTCTCGCTTGTTGTTTCGCCCGGCCTGCACACCACCCCTCGCATTCATGCATTTATGGCAGAAGAAGCACACTTTCTCAGATTAGAAAATAATCtacatctaaggccttagctagacctaccttttgttgcgggggagaggaggggagacctcgctttgtgaataacgcgagatctagcccttgtttacatgcaaggcgcgaagacctcaagaagagaggcatcacgcccaacattttaattttttttttaaaggccggCTGCGTACAAGCGCTCCAGCGGAAAGGtaagggtttggttttttttaaaaaatactttccccactccccccactctaaCCCCAATTCGCGCGGAGCCGGCTCAAGCCGCGGCAACGGGCAACACCTTCaacggtcccgggctcagcccaggactgcggaaaaagcgggcccaaagtgtggggctgtatcccagggccaaggagggttaacccctgcctgatcccgggatcccctgtgcgtcatctggacgcacagggacgatgctGGGGTTCAGcccgggataaacgctggtctagctaaggcctaagaaaatGAGTATCCTACCATTATTTGCTGAAGGGCTGGCTCCAGGACTGGGGGTGGAGCTCCCTTCTAGGATGGTGGGCTGCCCAGGACAACTTAGTGTTCGGGGTGAGTGGGGTTTACATTGGTCCTGCAGCTGCCAACTTCTGTTGGTGGCCATTTCTTCCCCATTGtgtggaaacaacaacaacaaaagcatggctACCACTAGGGAAAGTCAGTTGTGTGAGCAAACTTAAGAACTGCGTTGATGGATCACACCAAAAACTCCATCTCGTCCTTGATTTTGTTCCAACCGCTGTCCACCAGATATGCCTAGAAGGTCAACAGCAGGTCAAAGGGGCAGGCCCTCTCTTCTTGTTACTCCCCAGGATCTGGCATTCCAAGGTACACTGCCTTGCTTCTGCACATTTAGGTCTCATCTAGAAATCATGGCTAACAAGCCCTAACTATTAAAAGtggaaaaaagcacacacacaaatacaaaataggtTAGCCAAAGCAGCAGTCATTTAGAAGATggggaagcaatggtaagcaaagaCTGGATTCCTCCGAACAAAGGCTCTGTTGGGGACGGGACGAAGCTCAGCggtggagcacatgccttgcatgcaaaatACCCCAGGTTCAGCAGCTGGCATCTCCTGTTAAGGAAGACTCTTGCGTGGAACCCCGGGGAGCCTCTGTCAGTTAGTAAGACAAAAGGTGGGGGATCTAtggctttggcctacaactcccataatccctcaccattggttatgctagggctgatgggagttgtagggcaaaacgtCTGGAGATCCACAAGCTGACTATCCCTGGTATAAAACAATCTTCCgcgtcctggtgccctccaaatgtgttggctggggatgctgggagttgtagcccaacatatctggagggcaccaggttggggaaagctggtgtagacAACAGTGAGCTTGACAGCTCAGTGGGCTGACTCAGTATCAGGCAGCTGGCTATGCCTTTCTATACAAGTGCTAACTAATAGTTAAGTATtggtagcagcaacagcaaaggCAATGAAGCAAAGCTTTAATGACCAAAGCCTAACACAGGcagtgggttcacacaacacactaacccacgctcagtggttgagtgtgggttgttgctgaatcatGAGTTTAttgaactatgggttagcatattgtctgaatcAAGGACATTTTccccaggatggcttgttaaccgtgcaatgtggcttatttttctcaacaagccaccttgagaacccatagtttgttgttgtgttgttcaggatggttaccAAGTCccaatgcatggttaacaagctaccctgcagagaatgcactgcattcagacaacacgataacccaccttatggaaaacatgctgcattcaggcaATATGGTAACCCACGATTCAACCACAGCCAACATTCAACCACTGAGAGTAAACGTGTCATGTGAATCCAGCCAGGACAAGGCGTGCAGGAGGGCATTTGAAGAGTATAGGATGACACTGGTTTTAAAGTGAGTTCTGGAGGACCCGAGGGTTCCTCAGAAGCTACTGAAAATccgaagctgccttctactggtTCATAACATTGACTCCTCCAGCCCATTTTTGtctccaggggttcaggcagAAGTTTCCCCCTTTATCTGCCACCTGATccttttttaactgaagatgtcATGGCTTGAACCTGCCTGCATGAAAGGCTTGTGCTATGTCAACCCAACGACAGCCTAGCAATGAGAAGAGCAGTACTGGTGGAGAAATTCCCCTGGAAGACCGTTTGCTCACCATTGACCAATCTTCTCCTGTAATGCACAGCTGCAAGAGAGTGCTGGGAGTAGCAGGAAGTTCGAAGACCACTGCGGGATGGAAATAATGTTGGCTAACGGGGGGCTTGGGGAGGTTTTCTTTTCTAGGACATACTCAGGCTAACCATCACAAGCCTGTAAACCATTGAAAAGGTAACTAGGTAACCAATCACCCAAGCCAAACCCCTGCAGGGCTGTGGAAGGGGTACCAGATAGGCGATGGTATGGACGATCCTGGAACCGAGGAAGATTCTGTAATGCAGCAAGGCTGTGGAGAGGGAAACGCCACTGATGGAGTAGAACAATCCAATGAAAAGGAACGGAATAATGTTCTCAAGGTCATTGAGATGGATTCTGGGGAGAGAAGCAAAGGTGATTCACAGTGTGATGGGGCTTCTttttcttgtattattattattattattatttatttatatagcaccatcaatgtacatggtgctgtacagagtaaaacagtaaatagcaagaccctgccgcataggcttacaatctaataaaatcatagtaaaacaataaggaggggaagagaatgcaaacaggtacagggtagggtaagcaggcactgggtagggaaaaactaacagtagaaagtaacagtagaagtctgtgTAGACTTCTTGTAGCTGGTGCCCATCAAAGCAAAACCTACAGACTTATCACTCACACTACTTCTTTGCACAAAGGGTTCTGATAAAGTACAATACTGCTTCAACATGCCAAAATCATCCATTCACACTTGATACTCTTTGATTCCAGCCATCGTGCAACCAAGCAGACGCAACGCATTCACCGCTGGCAATAGAGAGGGCCAAAATCACTGAGTAGCCCAAAGCCCCAGGCTTTGCTCCATTCATGGTTCCATTCCCTCAGTACTTGAGAACATGCCCACACCTGCAAGATGGTAGAACCACATGGCCAAGTGCAAGACCCATAGAGAcccagggccttttcggtgatggccccatgactgtggaatgatctccctgatgaggctcgcctggcgccaacactgttatcttccaggcaccaggtcaagactcttctcttctcccaggcattgaacagcattttaacagcatttaacaacactgtttgttttctaacggaccccagaactgttgtttttaaatggatgctgatggtttttatactgttgttttttatgtctctgatagttttaaaattttgtatactttttaatgtttactgttttaactcttgtgaaccgcccagagagcttcagctgcggggcggtatataaatgtaataaataaataaattagtatgtCCTAGAATTGCTTGTTAGAACATAAGAGTATTGTCGTTAGAACAtaggaagaggcctgctggatcagaccacgggtccatctagtccaggactctgtacAGAGTCGGCAACCAGCTGTAgacctggaacccacaagcaggacacagtgcaacagcaccctcccacccatgttccccagcaattgaagtactgtctctgatactagagacagcacatagccatcaggactagtagccatggatagacaaccctcttttaaaaccatccaaattggtggcgatCACTATGTCTCGTGAAAGTGAATTCCACCccatgtgctgcgtgaagaagtcctctGGTGGCTTAAATTTCCCAGATCATGTATTATACAGCTATCAAATCCAGAAGCACCAGTAGGCCTGTTCATAAACTCATAAATCCAGCCAAAtggaagcttttcttttcttttttaatgcttaATGTTCTACATGAAGAAAACAAGATTTCTGGAGCCTCGGGGTGGCTGTCTTTTTCTGCATATTCTCAGTACAGGAAGGAAAAATGGATGCTACGCAAGGAATCAGCCCTTGGAAACACCACATTGCTAATGCATGTCGATGTGACTTTCTTGGGTGAGCAAGATGGCTCAACAACTCCCCAAAATAAAGATGTGAACTCAAAACAttgcatcagccttccccaacctggtgatctccacatgggttggactgcaactcccatcatacccagccaggATGGCTGGGAATAATAGGGtttgtagttcaacacacctAGAGATCACAGGTCCCAACACATGGCTAGGATCACAGGAAATTGTCAAAGGCTGCTTATAGAGAGAGATGAAGGGACTTATTAATATTTTTCGGCACCTGATACCGGAAAGAGGTTGCAGGAACACCGGACAGCAGGCAGATATATGCAGCTTCTTGTACTCCTTCAACTCATACAAAACGGCTTTTGTATTTCACACAAAACCTAACCTAACGTTGATGAGAATCCCCTGGGTTTACCTGCGCACACGTTCCACATCCGGATCCGTCCTCAGGTACTTTTTCGCATTCTCCCCTTTCCCGAACGACGCCGTGTCTTCAGGGTTCACAAATGCCTATTCGAGACAAGGGTACGCAGAGGAAAAGGTGTTACAAGGTCACAATGCTGAGATTAAACTCCGGCCCAGAAACTGAGCTCCAAAACTGTCAAGAGTTACACCCTGCTCCCTGACTTGCTATCGAGAATTACCTTCATGCAGCATGCACGCCGAAATATATGGAGACTAAGAACCCACAACAGGAACAGGTTATTTGGTACCTGCCAATCCACACGAACAGGCATTTTCGATGTGCGTTGAGTAGACAGGCTAAGATCCAATTGATGCACTGCCTCTACATGCATGTTTCCAGATTTTTGGAACGTAATATATTAAAACAAGCACTTAACACAAGCTGCAAATGTCTAGTGTCATCTTAGTGTTTTTAACctgctcttgttagccattttattaacactttgtattCTGCTATTACCTCTGGCGTtaggagtattttattatgtttctgtatgtgCATGGCCTGATTGGCTAAAAAGCAATGAACTGTTGTTATTGTAGTGCCATCTTAGAAGAGCAGGCACTTTCTCTGATATACAAgggctgggaattgtagcactGTTTTTGGTCTCAACATGCACAGGATGGCACCTTAAGCGTCATTTTGCTTCTAATCTACTAAACCAGGCGCGGGCAACAGGACAGCATGGCAAATGTAGGCCGGAATTaagactgccttccccaacctggagccctccagatgtttgggactacaacctgCTTCACCCctggctgttggccatgctggctgaagatgatgggagttgtagtcaaaaacatctggaaggcatcacatTTTGGAAGGCATAGTTTTACTACTACTCTACAGCCAGGCCAGACTTGCCACAAACTTCCCCGTGTGTCCCACTAAGGGAACAAACTGTGGGCTTACCAAAAACCAGCAGTGGGCCCCAATCCTCCCGAGAGAACCCTCGCCTCCCAGatcccctttcccttctcttgcCACCGTGACAGGCATTTTACTAACCTAGGCCTTCGGAAACCACAACATGGGCCGCAGGTTTTCAAAAACGAGCAAGTAATCTCTTACCTTTCTCTTCATTCTGAAGAATCCTGTCATGGGACTCATCAGCATCATCTTGACCACAACAAGGACCGCATATTTGGCAAAGGCCAAAACAACCTCAGTGTCCACTAGCTCACGAAGATCCAACATTTTGGCTGGCATCCTTTGAAGACCTGGGACCATAATGGAAGAAAGACTGTTATGAAATGTTCATGGGATGATGGCAGCAGCACTTGTGAGAACACTCATATGcactctaattttatttattcatttcaataTATACAGAGAAATACGGCcttctaagaattatacataaaccGCAACGAAAGCAGACCAAATGTCCAAATGAGTATCTACTCGCAGGTGGCGTCTAtacaccacccattcaaatgtggaaagtgttgtaaggtcttcagtccattgcattaatggaagtgagcttttatccttccagtgttgtagtatcagtcttttagctatcAAAGGAACTGGAGAAACCATTTTCGCAGACGGTGATTAACTTCCAGGAAACAGGTAGCTAATTTTAAAGGGCATGTCCAATACAaggtttatccatataataacctcctcccaaacagAAGTGactaaacataataataataataataataataataataataataataggcatacATAATAATAGGCGTACATAATAGGCAAACATAATATTGACTTCAGAATATTAATATGCAGAAGCCCTCTaaaataaaacggtcttcactGACTTTCTAAAATggatattgaacctctttcatccccaAGAGCCAGATTCCATTTCTAAGCTCTCAGGggcggcattccagtggtgggcgggacgAAAGAGGCAGGGCCTAAAActccagcctattttagcttaaagctcttactgccagcgggcctgttcagacaacacactaagccatggttaagccctaaccttttttgcagcaaatggttagcaagcgtgtttaagccatggttatgtagccaccatagttagacatggttcacatgacacagtaagtcatggttcacaccacCCACTAAgacatactgtttagctcaaaatgtttaaccaccgtgtcttagcatgttgtctgaacaggatctgtaactaagccttggaccggcatttcagctttttagaatgggaaggaGAAGCTGCATAAAAGCCAGCGATGATCAATGGTTGGGGGAAACTTGGAAGGCCAGAGTGGGCCCCTGAGCCTGAAGTTTCTGCACCCATGAACTAAGAGCAAGGAGGCTAGGTGGCAAACCTCCCTACTGAAACTCTCCCAAATCTTGCAGGACACAGGTGAAAAGGCCCCAACATCTTGGATTACAAATGTCCTATTTCCAGTGTAGGTGTGtgaggcagggtggagtggacgGACTCAAAGCAAGGCAGGTCCTGAGACCAGTAATGAAGATCTCTGGCACACTTATATGGAAACAGGCGATTCTTGAAATATTCTGGTCTGAGATCCCTTTAGGATGGACTCCCCCAATATGGTACCCTCAAGATTTGTAGGACCCACATCTTgccagccaggttggggaaggctggtataagctTTCACAGTTAAAACCTGCAGACTGACTTGAATCCAGGAGAAAACTGGCAACCAGGGGAACTGGTACAAAACTGATCTCGATGAAAACTCTGGGGAACCAATGGAAGCTTCCGgaatgtcttcaagggcagccccattcgGGATCCACCCACACGTCAGCTGGCTACAAACTGAAGACCAGCACTCAACATACATTGAATGAAAACTGACTGCTTTGGCCCTGTACCTGTTGTTACGTTTGTGGCACGGTAGGTCCTGCACTGTGGCTCCTTCCCGTGCTACAACACACCAGCCCACGAGGAGGAGCCCAACTGGGGCCGGGCCCACTGCAGCTCCTCCCTGAATTAAATTGCCTCTCCCTGATTTGCCTGCAGGCAGAGACTTGTTCCTTTCCATTTCTGTACAGTGCCTAATGAAGGGCTCCGCAACGTGGCACCCACGAAGTTCTCcacctcttatatactgctttcataccactttcatcatgcaatatcctgcttggtgtagatctggcctcataGAAAAATCTGAGCTAGGTATTATAAGAACACTACACTTTTTTCTCCTGCGCTCTGTCTACTAACCTTCTTGCTTCCAAGCTTCCAAGTTGTTTATCTCTACACTTTAaaacagtgttccccaaccttggccatgctggctgggaatgatgggagttaaagtcaaGCACATCTGgcgagcaccagattgggaaaggctaccGTAGCGATGCTAGGCATACAATTCCAGGTGCTGGGGGGCTGTGTAGCTATACAACCCCAACACCGAAAAAAATTGgcaacagcaacaagggagaaggtctttcggtggtggcccccaactgtggaatgatctccctgatgaggctcgcctggcgccaacattgttatctttcaggcaccaggtcaagacttttctcttctcccaggcatttaacagcatttaacaacactaagtttgtcttttaacggaccccagaactgttgtttttaaatggatattgttgtttttatatgcttttgatggttttaaattctgtatacttttctaatgtttacagttttttacttttgtaaactgcccagagagcttcggctatggggcggtacataaatgtaataaataaataaattgacgaGTTGCTTGGCAAACGCAGCAGAGTTGTCCTTGAGCTGAACGGTGTGATCACCAGTTTTCTGAAAGGCCTGTTCGTGTGCCACTGGACTGTTGACACTGTAGGATTGTATTTAAGAGGTGACAGGAATCCGAAAAAAGGAATTCCACGTGCTCTCCAcactgtggccccgttcagacaacacgctaaaccatgctgcttaaccaaaagatgattaatggaatgcattaaggttaatgcattccggtaaccattttgtggttaagcagcatggtttagcgtgttgtctgaacggggccagagacAAGGGCTTTGAATGAAGCATTACCATGTATGACTTATTATTCCCAactttgtgccttccagatgtgttggggttGCAAATTCCATCAACCCCATTGGCTGGCTGTATTATCACTGGTGACAGCAGTATTATCATAACAGGGTGTAAAATCAGCATACTGGATCCAAAAATTGTATGCAATTTAATCTAGATCAGGATGCAAATCTCATACGATCCGATAAAAATAAAGTTAATTGAAGAAGAGCACAATCTTatagatgtttagacagaaaaaaatcctacaactcccagcattctccaggcagcatggctgtctggggaatgcggggcgctgcaggattttttttcctgtctaaacatgcattggattgcaccctaagtgaatCGTTCAACCCAGAACACCTATATTTTTGCCAGTGCCAAACAGAAAAGCACAGGGTTTAAGGCTAACACTCACTGCAAACAAAATGGCCGCACAATACACAGACTTCTTGATATCGTATCCATGTTCTTGATAGTTCCACACAGTGAGCTATTTACATGGAGCCGCTAATCAAGCAGCCAGTTTTTGAAGTTGAGCCGGCaaaagagcattattattattatatttatttatatagcaccatcagtgtacatccTCAAAGCGTGGTCAGAAAAGCTCCGATTGCTTTTCTCCTTCGGCTTTTGCTTTGGAATGAGAAAACGCATGACGTGGCAGATTTTAGGGTGCTATTAGAGGGCAACAaattgtcatattattattattattaattattattattattatcatcatcatcatcatctcttttcttgcttgtggtggtttcctagatgaacatgatgggctttgccaagtcatgctctattttactgattcaggaatgtcctgacaattgagcatgtaagtatgactgttttctggatgttggtctggatgtattttggtaggcccagtttctgaagcttttctgtagttttttgacgtgatgccagtgactgatgtgactaacaggataattgtgaccttttcctgatgccatagttctttaacattattattattattattattattattattattattattattatacataatAAAGGGTTCACATTTTGGAGTTCTTGCCTCAGGAATCAAAAGTTTCTGGCCTTGAATGCACCGCTGGACAAGTTGCGGCCAGCCTAAGCAGTGTTTGCTTTCCTAGCTACTCCTGGGCGATTGGCGAAAGGGAGCAAAGGCCCTCCTGGCAGGTCCCTCTGCACACCACCCCGCTCCCCAGGATAGCCATCCAATCAAGGCCATGTTGTGGTACCAGGAAACAGTTTGTGGACTGCAAGTgatttggctggacatcaggaaaaccaatgacctagggaggtcgtgggctctcccacactagaggccttcaagaggcagctggacagctgtcagggttgctttaaggtggattcctgcatcgagcagggggttggactcgatggccttagaggccccttccaactctacgattcaaTGATCAGCAAGTGCAACCTCCAACAAGGCAAGTATCGCTTGACTAAACGATTCGGAAATTACTCCCAGAGCACACTTGCCCTCCTTATCTCCAAATGCACCAGTTCCATTGCTAAAGGTCATGATAACAGCCTTTGCAACTTACAAAACTTTTTATCTGTCAGTTTCCTGGTGCAGCTGCAGGGGAGTGCTGCTCCAGAAGGAATGAGGCATGGGGGAGGATAGGCCAAATAATTTACATTTAGTCAGGCTTGATTGAAGTGTgcttataaaaataaatgcattcacTCAATCCTACTCATGTCAAATTGGAAAGatgtcttttcccctccccccaaacacatttttttttaaaaaaagattaagtgcatttgcttttcaaaagtaatTCATTTAAAAGGAATATTAATGAATTTTTAGCACTCCATAAGTCAATCATTTGCTGCTGTGTGGATATgagttattattgtattttaataatcAATCATAGATACCTTGGatattttcaaataaaaacaccacttcCTAGTTTCTGAACATTTCAAGTGGGAGATCCAACCCTGTTTCTACATTTGTATTATCAACGCCAGAAGGGATAATAAAGTGCCAAGTTTGGCAAAACGCCGCCTCGCTATCTAGACGCACAGACTTTCTCTTCGAACCACAAGAAAACATTTAGCAGTCGATGAAACAGATTACAGAAAAGGAACGGAGAAATAACCACATGCAGTCAATGGAAATTCTTTGCTTTCTAGAATCTCACTGACAAACTTGGGGAGctgtggctgaaaggaaggagggGTTAGGCAGGCCTATAGTAGCAAAGGcaggatttgaactggggacttccagGTTCAGAAAGAGCCACAGGCCAGTTCTCACAAGTGGAAAACCTGTGTCTGAACTAAGGTGGAAGCTCAACTAATGCTCCTCCAAAccaagattttttttgttttgtttaaaaaaatccctgcctaTAGAAAACTGCTTTCTTCCTGACGTATTTGCTTTCTAAGTGCAGTGATGGCATCTCTATATTTCTATGGAGGAGCTTTCAGGCAtatcacctgcagtctgaaatgctCCATCCTAGAAAATCACTTTATCCcctagagcttcagctattatgggaggtatagaaatacaTAAATTAATGTAAAAGAACTAGGCCAATGTTCCACTAGCTCCAAATAAGCcccaaatttaaaattaattaaaacttaaACAAGGGTGTCACCCTATGCATGACTAGGCAGAAAAGTCCAACAAAAAAATCCTCAAAAAGttctatgctgggagttgtaggaccttttcctgtctaaacatgcaaaggattgcaccctaaattacatAAATAATCTGAATATGTGGGACCTCATTTAGACTTACCGATCTAAACTAAGCAATCTAAAGAATTTAATTACTTTTCAAATGCTCAGAACTAAGTTGTGCAATTGTGGCATGGTGGGGAGGGGCAACTGAgctctccaaatgctttggcctacaattcccatcatccctctaccttggctatgctggctacagctgatgggtgttgtagggcaaaacatttgAAAGTTGCCCGTGTTTCTGCACACGCACACCCCCAGGAGCACCCTGGTTGTTTTGGAGGCCACCTCTAGGCACGTATGTATCTGTGACGAAGAGGACGGTGGTCTACGAAAGCTTACGCCGCAATAAATTGGTCAGCCTTCAAGGTGTCACAAGCTGCTTCGTCGCGTTTGCTTTTCTCCAGTCGCACGGAGGGACCTCTTTTCATCGGAGTCATGCCGCAGTGAGCGCGTTAGATGGCCCAGCGTAAAGGGAGAGACGAAAGAGCAGATTTGATCCCCGTTCGACGAAAGGTCCTGCAGCGACTTCCTAaaactttactttttaaaaatgtttgcgcCTTCTGCCTCCGCCGCCCGGGAAACCCTCTTCCCCGCCCTGCCACCCCCCCTGCACCTTCACAC
Proteins encoded in this region:
- the MGST1 gene encoding microsomal glutathione S-transferase 1 isoform X2, which translates into the protein MPAKMLDLRELVDTEVVLAFAKYAVLVVVKMMLMSPMTGFFRMKRKAFVNPEDTASFGKGENAKKYLRTDPDVERVRR
- the MGST1 gene encoding microsomal glutathione S-transferase 1 isoform X1, with translation MPAKMLDLRELVDTEVVLAFAKYAVLVVVKMMLMSPMTGFFRMKRKAFVNPEDTASFGKGENAKKYLRTDPDVERVRRIHLNDLENIIPFLFIGLFYSISGVSLSTALLHYRIFLGSRIVHTIAYLVPLPQPCRGLAWVIGYLVTFSMVYRLVMVSLSMS